The proteins below come from a single Alosa sapidissima isolate fAloSap1 chromosome 23, fAloSap1.pri, whole genome shotgun sequence genomic window:
- the nfkbiz gene encoding NF-kappa-B inhibitor zeta isoform X2, giving the protein MKFPGVLNFEEVSFAQFEDSLPSVDARQVETMIPDGYSGPFDRDTNIIPSGVKTFSIYEHFSPEESKNDYRRVLPDLWKNVFDSEKTSSTGQVNYHGVRVKKTVKELIMQKRLREDIQTQPGQQLEKECPVLTSMLQVNRRPSTDVLAPTQCTTPSTNHTNILTQQRHGDMSPALSEHMFSMPQSPPFFTDTGVPQDGSSPITLPVLDNKTLSPLFASSYNSLFAPSSQAQSVERTWSSPFQFEIPRSPPLLQERSTQMSFFHWQIQLEEEKLAGLTIDHLSAQDEDGDTYLHIAVAQGRRAVAYVLAKKMANFGMLDLKEHNNQSALQVSVAANHHLITQDLLSLGAQVNTRDSWGRSPLHVCAEKGHVHTIQAIQKSTQTNGQQVHVEIMNYNGLTPLHVAVLAHNAVVQELERSGDPMSLQSMGLAQNRKQLKECIQTLMAMGASCGAKDLKSGRTVLHMAAEEANMELLSLFLDQPQSLSVINLKAYNGNTALHLASSLQGRIAQVNAVRLLMRRGADPSAKNLENEQPAQLVPEGERGDQVRCILKGRGIQGRTTLH; this is encoded by the exons ATGAAATTCCCTGGCGTGTTGAACTTTGAGGAAGTAAGCTTTGCTCAATTTGAAGATAGTTTGCCTAGTGTGGACGCAAGACAAGTGGAAACAATGATCCCTGACGGATATTCCGGTCCCTTTGATAGGGACACCAATATTATACCATCCGGTGTGAAAACCTTTTCGATCTATGAGCATTTCTCTCCCGAAGAAAGTAAAAACGATTACCGTCGTGTTCTTCCTGATCTTTGGAAGAACGTCTTCGACTCGGAGAAAACGTCAAGCACAG GGCAAGTCAATTACCATGGAGTACGTGTCAAGAAGACAGTAAAGGAGTTAATAATGCAGAAACGGCTTCGTGAAGACATCCAG ACACAACCGGGACAACAACTTGAAAAAGAGTGCCCAG TTTTGACATCCATGCTGCAGGTGAATAGAAGGCCGTCCACTGACGTGCTTGCTCCCACTCAGTGTACAACACCATCTACAAACCACACTAACATATTG ACCCAGCAGAGACATGGCGATATGAGCCCAGCCCTGTCTGAACACATGTTCAGTATGCCGCAGAGCCCCCCTTTTTTCACAGACACTGGGGTGCCCCAGGATGGATCCTCCCCAATCACCCTTCCCGTCCTGGACAACAAAACCCTAAGCCCACTCTTTGCCAGTTCCTACAACTCCCTCTTTGCCCCAAGCTCTCAGGCTCAAAGTGTTGAGAGGACTTGGTCTTCTCCATTCCAGTTTGAGATCCCCCGGTCCCCGCCACTACTCCAGGAGAGGTCTACCCAAATGTCTTTCTTCCACTGGCAGAtccagctggaggaggagaaactGGCCGGACTGACCATTGACCATTTAAGCGCACAGGATGAGGACGGTGACAC ATACCTCCACATTGCCGTGGCACAGGGTAGGAGGGCTGTGGCCTATGTGTTGGCAAAGAAGATGGCTAATTTCGGCATGCTAGACTTGAAAGAACACAACAACCAG AGTGCACTTCAAGTGAGTGTGGCAGCAAATCATCACCTCATTACTCAGGATCTGTTGAGTCTGGGTGCCCAGGTGAACACGAGGGACTCTTGGGGACGCTCCCCGCTGCATGTATGTGCAGAAAAGGGTCATGTGCATACTATACAG GCCATACAGAAATCCACGCAAACCAATGGCCAGCAGGTTCATGTAGAAATCATGAATTATAATG GCCTGACTCCTTTACACGTGGCTGTCCTGGCTCACAATGCTGTGGTTCAGGAGCTGGAACGGAGTGGCGATCCGATGTCCCTGCAATCTATGGGATTAGCGCAAAACAGAAAGCAGTTGAAGGAATGTATTCAAACGCTGATGGCTATGGGTGCCTCTTGTGGGGCAAAG GATCTTAAAAGTGGACGCACAGTGCTGCACATGGCTGCTGAAGAAGCCAATATGGAGTTGCTAAGCCTGTTTCTTGACCAGCCACAGTCACTGTCAGTCATTAACCTGAAG GCATATAATGGAAACACAGCACTGCACCTAGCGAGTTCACTACAAGGTCGCATAGCGCAGGTGAACGCTGTGAGGCTGCTGATGCGTAGAGGAGCGGACCCTAGTGCCAAGAATCTGGAGAATGAGCAACCCGCTCAACTGGTaccagagggtgagagaggagatcAG GTGCGCTGTATCCTGAAAGGGCGTGGTATACAGGGTCGGACAACCCTTCATTAG
- the nfkbiz gene encoding NF-kappa-B inhibitor zeta isoform X1 produces the protein MKFPGVLNFEEVSFAQFEDSLPSVDARQVETMIPDGYSGPFDRDTNIIPSGVKTFSIYEHFSPEESKNDYRRVLPDLWKNVFDSEKTSSTDKSALSGTGQVNYHGVRVKKTVKELIMQKRLREDIQTQPGQQLEKECPVLTSMLQVNRRPSTDVLAPTQCTTPSTNHTNILTQQRHGDMSPALSEHMFSMPQSPPFFTDTGVPQDGSSPITLPVLDNKTLSPLFASSYNSLFAPSSQAQSVERTWSSPFQFEIPRSPPLLQERSTQMSFFHWQIQLEEEKLAGLTIDHLSAQDEDGDTYLHIAVAQGRRAVAYVLAKKMANFGMLDLKEHNNQSALQVSVAANHHLITQDLLSLGAQVNTRDSWGRSPLHVCAEKGHVHTIQAIQKSTQTNGQQVHVEIMNYNGLTPLHVAVLAHNAVVQELERSGDPMSLQSMGLAQNRKQLKECIQTLMAMGASCGAKDLKSGRTVLHMAAEEANMELLSLFLDQPQSLSVINLKAYNGNTALHLASSLQGRIAQVNAVRLLMRRGADPSAKNLENEQPAQLVPEGERGDQVRCILKGRGIQGRTTLH, from the exons ATGAAATTCCCTGGCGTGTTGAACTTTGAGGAAGTAAGCTTTGCTCAATTTGAAGATAGTTTGCCTAGTGTGGACGCAAGACAAGTGGAAACAATGATCCCTGACGGATATTCCGGTCCCTTTGATAGGGACACCAATATTATACCATCCGGTGTGAAAACCTTTTCGATCTATGAGCATTTCTCTCCCGAAGAAAGTAAAAACGATTACCGTCGTGTTCTTCCTGATCTTTGGAAGAACGTCTTCGACTCGGAGAAAACGTCAAGCACAG ATAAATCAGCGTTGTCTGGCACAGGGCAAGTCAATTACCATGGAGTACGTGTCAAGAAGACAGTAAAGGAGTTAATAATGCAGAAACGGCTTCGTGAAGACATCCAG ACACAACCGGGACAACAACTTGAAAAAGAGTGCCCAG TTTTGACATCCATGCTGCAGGTGAATAGAAGGCCGTCCACTGACGTGCTTGCTCCCACTCAGTGTACAACACCATCTACAAACCACACTAACATATTG ACCCAGCAGAGACATGGCGATATGAGCCCAGCCCTGTCTGAACACATGTTCAGTATGCCGCAGAGCCCCCCTTTTTTCACAGACACTGGGGTGCCCCAGGATGGATCCTCCCCAATCACCCTTCCCGTCCTGGACAACAAAACCCTAAGCCCACTCTTTGCCAGTTCCTACAACTCCCTCTTTGCCCCAAGCTCTCAGGCTCAAAGTGTTGAGAGGACTTGGTCTTCTCCATTCCAGTTTGAGATCCCCCGGTCCCCGCCACTACTCCAGGAGAGGTCTACCCAAATGTCTTTCTTCCACTGGCAGAtccagctggaggaggagaaactGGCCGGACTGACCATTGACCATTTAAGCGCACAGGATGAGGACGGTGACAC ATACCTCCACATTGCCGTGGCACAGGGTAGGAGGGCTGTGGCCTATGTGTTGGCAAAGAAGATGGCTAATTTCGGCATGCTAGACTTGAAAGAACACAACAACCAG AGTGCACTTCAAGTGAGTGTGGCAGCAAATCATCACCTCATTACTCAGGATCTGTTGAGTCTGGGTGCCCAGGTGAACACGAGGGACTCTTGGGGACGCTCCCCGCTGCATGTATGTGCAGAAAAGGGTCATGTGCATACTATACAG GCCATACAGAAATCCACGCAAACCAATGGCCAGCAGGTTCATGTAGAAATCATGAATTATAATG GCCTGACTCCTTTACACGTGGCTGTCCTGGCTCACAATGCTGTGGTTCAGGAGCTGGAACGGAGTGGCGATCCGATGTCCCTGCAATCTATGGGATTAGCGCAAAACAGAAAGCAGTTGAAGGAATGTATTCAAACGCTGATGGCTATGGGTGCCTCTTGTGGGGCAAAG GATCTTAAAAGTGGACGCACAGTGCTGCACATGGCTGCTGAAGAAGCCAATATGGAGTTGCTAAGCCTGTTTCTTGACCAGCCACAGTCACTGTCAGTCATTAACCTGAAG GCATATAATGGAAACACAGCACTGCACCTAGCGAGTTCACTACAAGGTCGCATAGCGCAGGTGAACGCTGTGAGGCTGCTGATGCGTAGAGGAGCGGACCCTAGTGCCAAGAATCTGGAGAATGAGCAACCCGCTCAACTGGTaccagagggtgagagaggagatcAG GTGCGCTGTATCCTGAAAGGGCGTGGTATACAGGGTCGGACAACCCTTCATTAG